NNNNNNNNNNNNNNNNNNNNNNNNNNNNNNNNNNNNNNNNNNNNNNNNNNNNNNNNNNNNNNNNNNNNNNNNNNNNNNNNNtattaaaaaaaaaaaaaaaaaaaaaaggcATGTTActaaaacaaaaaaaaattagatCATTCAtttgatattatatataatttaatatcattattatatatatatatttaaattgtaatatgcgttattttttttaatttttgaagttatatttttttcttcgtttttaaaattcattataaaaaagttCCTAATCTATATGggtataatatatttatataaatttatatattaattattatattcatatatttttttttttttgttttgaactttataaaaatttttctCGTAAAacaaatgtatatataaagttGTGTTTAATGTGGGAAAAATGTTGAAGTATGATCACTTTAGAGATGcatatgaaatatatttatatatataagaagtatttataaaaaatattatctttatattttatttttcaaatatatatatatatatgtatatatatatatacatatatatttatgtatatatttttatttatctaattatttatttataagaGTAATGCTTATTTTATGggtacatttttttttttttttttttgtgagATATGActatttataatatatgagaaaaaagttttcttatattttcaagtagcctaatatatattatatatatatatatatatgtatttatttatttatttatttatttattaatttatttacatatattttgaaatatCGTTTAATGcagatattaaaaataaataatatatgtatgtttatatagatatataattaacCTACTAGATCCATTgaacatttttaatatatatatatatatatatatattattattattattattatttaatttaatattacgttacaatatatttattagtATGTCCATTAAGCTAAGGGATTTAATACGAAACATTCGAAGCTGTAAAACAGCAGCTGAGGAAAGGTCAGTAGTAGCAAAAGAATGCGCATTAATTCGTACAGCTTTTAAAGAAGAAGATAATATTTATCGACATAGAAATGTAgcaaaattattattcataaatatGTTAGGTTATCCTACTCATTTTGGACAAATTGAAtgtttaaaattaattgcttctaataaattttcatttaagAGGATTGGATATTTAGGCCTTACCATATTATTAGATGAGAATACAGATATTTTAATGTTAGTAACAAAttcaataaaaaatgatttaaGAAATAGTAatcaatatattaatgGTTTAGCTTTATGTGCTTTAGGAAATATAGCAAATAGTGAAATGTGTTCCTCGTTAAGATATGAGATCTTAGATATGATGAATATTAATAATCcttatataaagaaaaaagcAGCTATGTGTGCTATTCgaatattgaaaaaaacTAATGATATtgaagaattatttttagaaaaaattaataatttactAGATGATCGAAATCATGGTGTATTAAGTGCAGGTATAAGTTTAATGATAACACTAATGGAAAAAAAACCtcaatataaaaatattttaagaggatatacaaataaaatagtaAAGATTCTTAAAAGTTGTGTTATGTCAGGATATACACATGGTGCtgaatatgatatatatggTATTAATGATCCTTTTTTGCAAGTTAAAATtcttaaattattaaaatatttaaattctgatcatgttaataataacgaaaatgaaaacgaaaatgaaaatgaaaatgaaaaacatataaattatatgaataatatgaataataaaaatgatgaagataataaaactatgtgtaatattaattatgaAGGTGCAACAACAAGTTTTAATAATACCAAAAGCTTTAATGAGCAGAATGATATTTTAGATGATACTTCTTTATCGTCAAGggaaaaattaattaaaaatgttaataataaacaacCATATAgtataaatgataatatgaataagTTTAATAGtatgaatattattcatatggattctatgaataataatatatatgatatgGAAGAAGTAAATTCTGTTTTGGCTCAAGTTGCTACTAATACGgattctttaaaaaatgtagGTAATGCTATATTATACGAATGTGTAAAGActattacatatatatctaCTGATCCTGGTCTCCTCGTCTTAGCTGTAAATGTATTAGGTaaatttttacaaaataatgataataatattagaTATGTAGGTTTATGTACATTAcagaaattattaaaaaaagatcCTAAAACcttacatatatatagaaatacAATTATTGAATGTTTAAAAGATCAAGATATAAGTATAAGGAAAAAGGCATTAGATGTTGCATTTGCTCTTATAACTAAAGattctttaaaaattatggtaaaagaattattaaattatttactAGTAGCAGATATAGAAATTAAAAGTGATATTGTATCTAATATATGTGTATCTGTTAATAAATATGCGCCCAATGtacaatatttattagatacatatataaaattattttgcTTAGCGGGAAATTTTATACAAGATCATATAAAAGACgattttatttattatcttttacAAAACCCAGAATTTCATTCATATGttgtttttaaaatatttttttcaataaaagaaaatttagATCAATATGCTCTCATTCAAGTAGGTATTTGGTGTATAGGTGAATTTGGCGATTTGTTAAttcaagaaaaaaatgtagGACCAGATGAAGAATTAATAACTGTTACTCATGAAGATGTTTTTGATTTATTagataaaattattataaaatatgaacaaaatcATGTTAAAGAgttacataatataaatgtaaaggatcctattcataatattttatataataataaatcattGAACATATTAGAGGAGACactaaataataatagtaatattaaTGGTAATAACACTACTActaatcataataatcataataataataataataataataatggaCTTAATAATGCACTCATATGttgtaatataaatgataatatgaataatgatgacaataatattatattacaatatattttaatgtGCTTAAACAAATTGACAGTACGATTCCCATCAcataaaaacaaaattgaaaaaatgatacagaaatataaaaaaaataaatgtatagAAATACAACAAAGAGCCTGTGAATTCCATGAATTCATGAACCCACAATGGGATCAAATCAGAGattctattttattacGTATACcatgtaataaaaaaatgaatagaaaaaaacagcaacaacaacaacaacaacaacaacaacaacaacaacaaaatgatgatgatgagGAACCAATATATAGTGATAAAAATACTGATACCTTGATAAATAAGATGAGTTCTATACATACAAATAACCATAATAATTCGAACAATTCATATGTGGTTGATTTATTAGATCTGGATGATGTTTTAGGAATACAAAATACgaataataa
This is a stretch of genomic DNA from Plasmodium reichenowi strain SY57 chromosome 14, whole genome shotgun sequence. It encodes these proteins:
- a CDS encoding AP-1 complex subunit gamma, putative, which gives rise to MSIKLRDLIRNIRSCKTAAEERSVVAKECALIRTAFKEEDNIYRHRNVAKLLFINMLGYPTHFGQIECLKLIASNKFSFKRIGYLGLTILLDENTDILMLVTNSIKNDLRNSNQYINGLALCALGNIANSEMCSSLRYEILDMMNINNPYIKKKAAMCAIRILKKTNDIEELFLEKINNLLDDRNHGVLSAGISLMITLMEKKPQYKNILRGYTNKIVKILKSCVMSGYTHGAEYDIYGINDPFLQVKILKLLKYLNSDHVNNNENENENENENEKHINYMNNMNNKNDEDNKTMCNINYEGATTSFNNTKSFNEQNDILDDTSLSSREKLIKNVNNKQPYSINDNMNKFNSMNIIHMDSMNNNIYDMEEVNSVLAQVATNTDSLKNVGNAILYECVKTITYISTDPGLLVLAVNVLGKFLQNNDNNIRYVGLCTLQKLLKKDPKTLHIYRNTIIECLKDQDISIRKKALDVAFALITKDSLKIMVKELLNYLLVADIEIKSDIVSNICVSVNKYAPNVQYLLDTYIKLFCLAGNFIQDHIKDDFIYYLLQNPEFHSYVVFKIFFSIKENLDQYALIQVGIWCIGEFGDLLIQEKNVGPDEELITVTHEDVFDLLDKIIIKYEQNHVKELHNINVKDPIHNILYNNKSLNILEETLNNNSNINGNNTTTNHNNHNNNNNNNNGLNNALICCNINDNMNNDDNNIILQYILMCLNKLTVRFPSHKNKIEKMIQKYKKNKCIEIQQRACEFHEFMNPQWDQIRDSILLRIPCNKKMNRKKQQQQQQQQQQQQQQNDDDEEPIYSDKNTDTLINKMSSIHTNNHNNSNNSYVVDLLDLDDVLGIQNTNNKNNDNMNKNINNNLTINENKLNNFNITNDPIKMNIPSVSKSEANINISSNTLNINDNNVQMGNKKNEDILADLFGNISLDKPTSNKPSESKEEGNNSLNLLLDDITTDNLDTLNLMDEKIKEKVQIQPLKIYDKNDIVIVFNFEKEYIDSEVTMIKAVYSNKSSILISSFVFEAVVPNYVKLEIFSASDKQLLPSEGNTIKQNLKIWNKLFKKKPVLMKVRLSYVKNNESFQDFINIGNFPNDL